In one window of Microtus pennsylvanicus isolate mMicPen1 chromosome 2, mMicPen1.hap1, whole genome shotgun sequence DNA:
- the Tnfrsf13c gene encoding tumor necrosis factor receptor superfamily member 13C isoform X2 produces the protein MGARKRGTRSRRSRDSPMPTPCIQALCFDPLVRRCLECNLLRTPDPPRHAFGPSVLRPPSASPSPSAPGTALQPQESVGTGPGLDATLPLPGLLFGAPALLGLVLVLVLVALVIWRWWRQRRMASPDTPDGVQEETPPASAPIWPTPKEDADATLPSHSIPVPATELGSTELVTTKTAGPEE, from the exons ATGGGCGCCCGGAAGCGCGGGACCAGAAGCCGGAGAAGCCGGGACAGCCCCATGCCCACGCCATGTATTCAGGCACTGTGCTTCGACCCTCTGGTGCGACGCTGCTTGGAATGTAACCTCCTCCGCACGCCGGACCCTCCTCGGCACG CCTTCGGCCCCTCAGTCCTCCGCCCTCCGTCCGCATCCCCTTCACCTTCAGCGCCCGGGACAGCGCTGCAGCCGCAGGAATCGGTGGGCACGGGACCAGGGCTGGACGCGACGCTGCCGCTGCCCGGGCTGCTCTTCGGCGCCCCCGCACTCCTGGgactggtgctggtgctggtccTGGTGGCCCTGGTGATCTGGAGATGGTGGCGGCAGCGCAGGATGGCCTCCCCTGACACCCCAGACGGAGTCCAAGAAG AAACCCCCCCTGCCTCCGCTCCCATCTGGCCTACCCCCAAAGAAGACGCCGACGCCACCCTGCCAAGCCACAGCATCCCAGTGCCCGCCACAGAACTGGGCTCCACTGAGCTGGTGACCACCAAGACAGCCGGCCCTGAGGAATAG
- the Tnfrsf13c gene encoding tumor necrosis factor receptor superfamily member 13C isoform X1: protein MGARKRGTRSRRSRDSPMPTPCIQALCFDPLVRRCLECNLLRTPDPPRHAFGPSVLRPPSASPSPSAPGTALQPQESVGTGPGLDATLPLPGLLFGAPALLGLVLVLVLVALVIWRWWRQRRMASPDTPDGVQEESLDNVFVSSSETPPASAPIWPTPKEDADATLPSHSIPVPATELGSTELVTTKTAGPEE, encoded by the exons ATGGGCGCCCGGAAGCGCGGGACCAGAAGCCGGAGAAGCCGGGACAGCCCCATGCCCACGCCATGTATTCAGGCACTGTGCTTCGACCCTCTGGTGCGACGCTGCTTGGAATGTAACCTCCTCCGCACGCCGGACCCTCCTCGGCACG CCTTCGGCCCCTCAGTCCTCCGCCCTCCGTCCGCATCCCCTTCACCTTCAGCGCCCGGGACAGCGCTGCAGCCGCAGGAATCGGTGGGCACGGGACCAGGGCTGGACGCGACGCTGCCGCTGCCCGGGCTGCTCTTCGGCGCCCCCGCACTCCTGGgactggtgctggtgctggtccTGGTGGCCCTGGTGATCTGGAGATGGTGGCGGCAGCGCAGGATGGCCTCCCCTGACACCCCAGACGGAGTCCAAGAAG AGTCCCTGGACAATGTCTTCGTGTCCTCCTCAGAAACCCCCCCTGCCTCCGCTCCCATCTGGCCTACCCCCAAAGAAGACGCCGACGCCACCCTGCCAAGCCACAGCATCCCAGTGCCCGCCACAGAACTGGGCTCCACTGAGCTGGTGACCACCAAGACAGCCGGCCCTGAGGAATAG